In Streptomyces sp. RFCAC02, the following proteins share a genomic window:
- a CDS encoding polyprenol monophosphomannose synthase: MAGACSAGSDPVVTVVMPTYNEADSLPGTAERLLALPLPGLRLLVVDDDSPDGTGKLADELAAAHPGRVSVLHRTAKEGLGRAYVAGMLHAVDEGAAYVLQMDADGSHGTEYVPRLVGTALATDAGFVVGSRYVPGGRLAEEWAPHRRLLSRWANRYVGAVLRTGLRDATAGFVLWRADVVRALGLEGMRSNGYSFQVELKYAAVRAGHAAVEIPIRFEERRQGASKMSARVQFEAAWLPWRLLLARPAAARPGGDPVAEPGAAPPRPPATRNR, from the coding sequence ATGGCGGGAGCCTGCTCGGCCGGGTCGGACCCCGTGGTCACGGTCGTCATGCCGACGTACAACGAGGCGGACAGCCTCCCCGGGACGGCGGAGCGCCTGCTCGCCCTGCCGCTGCCGGGGCTGCGGCTGCTCGTCGTGGACGACGACAGCCCCGACGGCACGGGCAAGCTGGCCGACGAGCTGGCCGCCGCCCACCCGGGCCGTGTGTCCGTGCTGCACCGCACGGCGAAGGAGGGCCTCGGCCGCGCCTATGTGGCGGGCATGCTCCACGCGGTCGACGAGGGCGCCGCGTACGTCCTCCAGATGGACGCGGACGGCAGCCACGGCACGGAGTACGTCCCCCGGCTCGTCGGCACCGCCCTGGCGACGGACGCGGGCTTCGTCGTGGGCAGCAGGTACGTCCCGGGCGGCCGCCTCGCCGAGGAGTGGGCGCCGCACCGGCGGCTGCTGTCCCGCTGGGCGAACCGTTACGTCGGCGCGGTCCTGCGCACCGGGCTGCGCGACGCGACCGCCGGGTTCGTCCTGTGGCGCGCCGACGTCGTCCGGGCGCTCGGCCTCGAAGGGATGCGGAGCAACGGCTACAGCTTCCAGGTGGAGCTGAAGTACGCCGCCGTCCGGGCCGGGCACGCGGCCGTGGAGATCCCGATCCGGTTCGAGGAGCGGCGGCAGGGCGCGTCGAAGATGTCGGCGCGGGTGCAGTTCGAAGCGGCGTGGCTGCCCTGGCGGCTGCTGCTGGCCCGCCCGGCCGCCGCGCGGCCCGGCGGTGACCCGGTGGCGGAGCCCGGCGCGGCGCCGCCCCGCCCGCCCGCCACCCGGAACCGGTGA
- a CDS encoding EamA family transporter, translating into MTPALLVLGQIVSIQLGSAVAKGAYDQAGPMTLAGMRLAFAALALWVVARPRPRRLTREQWRAAAGLGLTIAVMNAAYFSAIERLPLGVAATLELLGPLLLAVALSRRPAHLAAALLAIGGVLLLAAPGGSLPAAGVAFAATAALCRAVYVSLNGRVGRLFDDWSGLAVALAIGAVLMTPVAAATGGRAVVDHPSLLGPGCAVALLSSLIPYSLDMAALRRIGPRTFGVLLSLGPAVGAGVGLVFLDEELSARQMCAVALVVAAAAWSVAQGRPAPARGPVASSLPVRPTERCPVCMRPGGGEWTLRSRHRTSEGETEYCATPGGCLVVMLDGRIVKHVSR; encoded by the coding sequence ATGACTCCAGCGCTGCTCGTCCTCGGCCAGATCGTCAGCATCCAGCTCGGCTCCGCCGTCGCGAAGGGTGCCTACGACCAGGCGGGACCCATGACGCTCGCGGGAATGCGGCTGGCGTTCGCGGCGCTCGCGCTGTGGGTCGTGGCACGCCCCCGCCCGCGGCGGCTCACCCGGGAGCAGTGGCGGGCCGCGGCCGGCCTCGGCCTGACCATCGCGGTCATGAACGCCGCCTACTTCTCGGCCATCGAACGCCTCCCCCTCGGGGTGGCCGCCACCCTTGAACTCCTCGGCCCCCTCCTCCTCGCCGTCGCCCTCTCCCGGCGGCCCGCGCACCTGGCGGCGGCCCTGCTGGCCATCGGCGGCGTCCTGCTGCTGGCCGCCCCCGGCGGATCGCTGCCGGCGGCCGGCGTGGCGTTCGCGGCGACGGCCGCGCTGTGCCGCGCGGTGTACGTGAGCCTGAACGGCCGGGTCGGCCGCCTCTTCGACGACTGGTCGGGCCTGGCCGTGGCCCTCGCCATCGGGGCCGTCCTCATGACACCCGTGGCAGCGGCGACCGGCGGACGGGCCGTCGTGGACCACCCGTCCCTCCTCGGCCCCGGGTGCGCGGTCGCGCTGCTCTCCTCCCTCATCCCCTACTCGCTGGACATGGCGGCGCTGCGCAGGATCGGCCCCCGCACCTTCGGCGTGCTCCTCTCCCTCGGCCCGGCGGTCGGCGCGGGCGTGGGCCTGGTGTTCCTGGACGAGGAGCTGTCCGCGCGGCAGATGTGCGCCGTCGCGCTGGTGGTCGCGGCCGCCGCGTGGTCGGTCGCCCAGGGACGGCCGGCACCGGCACGCGGCCCGGTGGCGTCCTCCCTGCCCGTCCGCCCCACGGAGCGCTGCCCGGTCTGCATGCGCCCGGGCGGCGGCGAGTGGACGCTGCGCTCACGCCACAGGACCTCGGAGGGCGAGACCGAGTACTGCGCCACGCCCGGCGGCTGCCTCGTGGTCATGCTCGACGGCCGGATCGTGAAGCACGTGTCCCGCTGA
- a CDS encoding CGNR zinc finger domain-containing protein, with protein sequence MQFNHYGGQSARLAAALVNAPWPLTPDQLEPILAEHEIIRRRLTTEQIAGLHAWSRRLARCFGDQDIDERCAAINGLLADASSSPRITTHDGQAPHLHYSAPGSDAAAHIRATTAAGLASVVCFAAPHRLGRCARCGRAYVDTSRNGRRSYCTVRCANNDAVARHRSARAAV encoded by the coding sequence GTGCAGTTCAACCATTACGGCGGTCAGTCCGCCCGCCTCGCCGCCGCCCTCGTCAACGCGCCCTGGCCGCTCACCCCCGACCAGCTCGAACCGATCCTGGCCGAGCACGAGATCATCCGCCGCCGGCTCACCACCGAGCAGATCGCGGGCCTGCACGCCTGGAGCCGCCGGCTCGCCCGCTGCTTCGGCGACCAGGACATCGATGAACGCTGCGCCGCCATCAACGGGCTGCTCGCCGACGCGTCGAGCAGCCCCCGCATCACCACCCACGACGGCCAGGCCCCCCACCTGCACTACAGCGCGCCGGGCTCCGACGCGGCCGCCCACATCCGGGCGACCACCGCCGCCGGGCTCGCGTCCGTCGTGTGCTTCGCGGCCCCCCACCGGCTCGGCCGCTGCGCGCGCTGCGGCAGGGCGTACGTCGACACCTCGCGCAACGGACGGCGCTCCTACTGCACCGTCCGCTGCGCGAACAACGACGCCGTGGCCCGTCACCGCAGCGCCCGCGCCGCCGTCTGA
- the galE gene encoding UDP-glucose 4-epimerase GalE, whose protein sequence is MSFLITGGAGYIGAHVVRALVLAGERAVVYDDLSAGDATRLPEGVPFVQGSLLDRGVLDRVFADHRVHTVIHLAARTEVAESVRQPLRCFRENLYGLQILLEAARGARVARFVLSSSAAVYGSPYTDLVSEDTPCVPLSPFGETKLAGEWLVRDVGRAYGIATASLRHVNVAGAAAPELADRGTAGLLPMTFDNLCAGQPPQIFGEDYPTPDGTCVRDWVHVEDLAEAHLAAVRALAARPEPAHLTVNIGRGRAVSVRTMVERVIRLTGHTRLVPVTAPRRPGDPAHVVVSPDRAADLLGWTAHRGLTDMITSSWKGWLHHAAV, encoded by the coding sequence ATGTCCTTTCTGATCACCGGCGGCGCCGGGTACATCGGCGCCCACGTGGTGCGCGCCCTCGTCCTCGCGGGCGAACGGGCCGTGGTGTACGACGATCTGTCCGCCGGCGACGCGACCCGGCTGCCGGAGGGCGTCCCGTTCGTCCAGGGCTCGCTGCTCGACCGCGGGGTCCTGGACCGGGTGTTCGCCGACCACCGGGTGCACACCGTGATCCATCTCGCGGCGCGCACGGAGGTCGCCGAGTCCGTACGGCAGCCGCTGCGCTGTTTCCGCGAGAACCTCTACGGCCTGCAGATCCTGCTGGAGGCGGCGCGCGGCGCGCGGGTGGCCCGCTTCGTCCTGTCCTCGTCGGCGGCGGTGTACGGCTCCCCGTACACGGACCTCGTGTCGGAGGACACGCCGTGCGTCCCGCTGAGCCCGTTCGGCGAGACGAAGCTGGCCGGGGAGTGGCTGGTCCGGGACGTGGGCCGGGCGTACGGCATCGCGACCGCGAGCCTGCGGCACGTGAACGTCGCGGGCGCGGCCGCCCCCGAGCTGGCCGACCGCGGCACGGCCGGGCTGCTGCCCATGACGTTCGACAACCTGTGCGCGGGGCAGCCGCCGCAGATCTTCGGCGAGGACTACCCGACGCCGGACGGGACCTGCGTACGGGACTGGGTCCACGTCGAGGATCTGGCGGAGGCCCACCTCGCGGCGGTGCGCGCCCTCGCCGCGCGGCCGGAGCCCGCGCACCTGACCGTCAACATCGGGCGCGGCCGGGCCGTGTCGGTCCGCACGATGGTCGAGCGCGTCATCCGGCTCACCGGCCACACGCGTCTCGTGCCCGTCACCGCCCCCCGGCGGCCCGGTGATCCGGCCCATGTCGTCGTCAGCCCCGACCGCGCCGCCGACCTGCTGGGCTGGACCGCGCACCGCGGCCTGACCGACATGATCACCTCGTCGTGGAAGGGCTGGCTGCACCACGCGGCGGTGTGA
- a CDS encoding CDP-glycerol glycerophosphotransferase family protein, which produces MLDRVCLHHRARRRGGRTTGTTEGHLDLVEQYERTFARLPSAKWRAALYRRMAEHLAAVYRAPATLPAARRAEFFRRGAALCRRYRAAAGATALGGRPEGAHMLFRLGARRAFRLATAFQRLGGRLRALLRGARRHVRAIALRAHYRWHLRRPLDPGLAVFTTGRAGRYTCHPAAIEAKVRELAGGVRTAWVTGPGQALPPGVQRLVPGTAAYWTALARARYLISNCGFPDVLADRPGQIRLMTHRGTPVAHRGLDTPVRDVPRLLRQIDSWDYALSGNRHATLAWEAAYPADYVTLEYGSPRADVFLTAGAADVLRARARLGVPDGALTVLYAPAPRAYAHRRRVPLDTAALARALGPRFHLLTADDDAVTEQCLAADALVTDYAPLLFDYAALDRPIVLYADDWDTYRTVHGAYVDLPAVAPGPVTRTPAELAAALTDPALWTDPAQAARRAAFRGRFCPYDDGLAAERVVRAVFLGGRGVPPVVPDHARRPAPGAVAVAGPRPPAARRGTPREHQGVTACPF; this is translated from the coding sequence GTGCTCGACCGGGTCTGCCTGCACCACCGCGCCCGCAGACGCGGCGGCCGCACGACCGGCACGACCGAGGGGCACCTCGACCTCGTCGAGCAGTACGAACGCACCTTCGCCCGGCTGCCGTCGGCCAAGTGGCGCGCGGCCCTGTACCGCCGCATGGCCGAGCACCTCGCCGCCGTGTACCGCGCGCCGGCGACGCTGCCCGCGGCGCGGCGCGCGGAGTTCTTCCGGCGCGGCGCGGCCCTGTGCCGGCGGTACCGGGCGGCGGCGGGGGCCACCGCCCTCGGCGGGCGCCCGGAGGGGGCGCACATGCTCTTCCGGCTCGGCGCGCGGCGGGCGTTCCGGCTCGCGACGGCGTTCCAGCGCCTCGGCGGGCGGCTGCGCGCCCTCCTCCGGGGCGCGCGGCGGCACGTACGCGCCATCGCCCTGCGGGCGCACTACCGGTGGCACCTGCGCCGCCCGCTGGACCCCGGCCTCGCGGTCTTCACCACGGGCCGGGCCGGCCGGTACACCTGCCACCCGGCGGCCATCGAGGCGAAGGTCCGCGAACTGGCCGGCGGCGTCCGCACCGCCTGGGTCACCGGCCCGGGACAGGCCCTGCCGCCCGGCGTGCAGCGGCTGGTCCCCGGCACCGCTGCCTACTGGACGGCCCTCGCCCGCGCCCGTTACCTCATCAGCAACTGCGGTTTCCCCGACGTCCTCGCCGACCGCCCGGGACAGATCCGGCTGATGACCCACCGCGGCACCCCGGTCGCCCACCGCGGCCTGGACACACCGGTGCGCGACGTGCCCCGGCTCCTGCGGCAGATCGACTCCTGGGACTACGCCCTGTCCGGCAACCGCCACGCCACCCTCGCCTGGGAGGCCGCCTACCCGGCCGACTACGTGACGCTGGAGTACGGTTCGCCGCGCGCCGACGTGTTCCTCACGGCCGGCGCGGCCGATGTCCTGCGCGCCCGCGCGCGCCTCGGCGTACCCGACGGAGCGCTCACCGTCCTCTACGCGCCCGCCCCGCGCGCGTATGCCCACCGGCGGCGCGTCCCGCTCGACACCGCGGCGCTCGCCCGGGCGCTCGGGCCACGCTTCCACCTGCTGACGGCCGACGACGACGCAGTCACCGAGCAGTGCCTGGCGGCGGACGCCCTGGTCACGGACTACGCGCCCCTGCTGTTCGACTACGCGGCCCTGGACCGCCCGATCGTCCTGTACGCGGACGACTGGGACACCTACCGGACCGTGCACGGCGCGTACGTCGACCTGCCCGCCGTCGCGCCCGGACCCGTGACCCGCACCCCCGCCGAACTGGCGGCCGCCCTCACCGACCCCGCGCTGTGGACCGACCCGGCGCAGGCGGCGCGCCGCGCCGCGTTCCGCGGCCGCTTCTGCCCGTACGACGACGGACTCGCCGCCGAACGCGTCGTCCGCGCCGTCTTCCTCGGCGGGCGTGGCGTCCCGCCCGTCGTCCCCGACCACGCGCGCCGCCCCGCCCCCGGCGCGGTCGCGGTGGCCGGCCCGCGCCCGCCCGCCGCGCGGCGCGGCACCCCACGCGAGCACCAGGGAGTCACCGCATGTCCTTTCTGA
- a CDS encoding glycosyltransferase family 2 protein — MPRFSVIVPAYQVQAYLPACLTSVLTQDAGDLELIVVDDASPDACGDIIAEFAAADPRVTGLRLDRTAGPGPARNAALDHARGEYVLFLDGDDILTPGALAAIDARLTATGDPQLLVHDHAVLSFDGTLGPGLPRDLLTAPSAAPRGTSAPSRPGHRCSASRPPRGAASSGATSSPAWDCASRPATTRTFRSPTPR; from the coding sequence GTGCCCCGTTTCAGCGTCATCGTGCCCGCCTACCAGGTGCAGGCGTATCTCCCCGCCTGCCTGACCTCCGTGCTCACCCAGGACGCCGGGGACCTCGAACTCATCGTCGTGGACGACGCGTCACCGGACGCGTGCGGCGACATCATCGCCGAGTTCGCCGCTGCCGACCCCCGGGTCACCGGCCTCCGCCTCGACCGCACCGCCGGTCCGGGACCGGCCCGCAACGCCGCGCTCGACCACGCCCGCGGCGAGTACGTCCTCTTCCTCGACGGCGACGACATCCTCACGCCGGGCGCCCTCGCCGCCATCGACGCCCGCCTCACCGCCACCGGCGACCCGCAGCTCCTCGTCCACGACCACGCGGTCCTCTCGTTCGACGGCACGCTCGGCCCCGGTCTGCCCCGCGACCTGCTCACCGCCCCGAGCGCGGCGCCGCGCGGGACGTCTGCTCCCTCACGACCCGGCCATCGCTGCTCCGCCTCCCGCCCACCGCGTGGGGCCGCGTCCTCCGGCGCGACTTCCTCACCGGCCTGGGACTGCGCTTCCCGCCCGGCCACCACCAGGACATTCCGTTCGCCTACCCCGCGCTGA
- a CDS encoding carbohydrate ABC transporter permease, whose translation MASAAAGGATRVVLVVLAAIWLLPTLGLLVSSFRDPRDIASSGWWDVLTDPGQLTGANYDALLGNGTFTDSVWTTVLITVPSTALVIVLGALAAYAFAWLDFPGRDWWFLLVVALLVVPVQVALIPVARLFNTLGIFETTFGVVLFHSAFGLPFAIFLLRNFFAEIPRELLEAAKLDGAGELRLFTRVVMPLAGPAIAALAIFQFMWVWNDMLVALIFADSGSPPMTVALQQEMRQFGSNFDVLAPGAFLTMVIPLAIFFAFQKQFVAGMMSGAVK comes from the coding sequence CTGGCCTCGGCCGCGGCCGGCGGCGCCACGCGCGTCGTCCTGGTCGTCCTGGCCGCGATCTGGCTGCTGCCGACCCTCGGGCTGCTCGTCTCGTCCTTCCGCGACCCGCGCGACATCGCGTCCTCCGGCTGGTGGGACGTGCTGACGGACCCTGGGCAGCTCACCGGCGCGAACTACGACGCGCTGCTGGGCAACGGCACGTTCACCGACTCGGTGTGGACGACGGTCCTGATCACCGTGCCGTCCACCGCGCTGGTCATCGTGCTGGGCGCGCTGGCGGCGTACGCCTTCGCGTGGCTGGACTTCCCCGGCCGCGACTGGTGGTTCCTGCTCGTGGTGGCGCTGCTGGTGGTCCCGGTGCAGGTGGCGCTCATCCCGGTGGCGCGGCTGTTCAACACGCTGGGGATCTTCGAGACGACGTTCGGCGTGGTGCTGTTCCACTCCGCGTTCGGGCTGCCGTTCGCGATCTTCCTGCTGCGCAACTTCTTCGCCGAGATCCCGCGCGAGCTGCTGGAGGCGGCGAAGCTCGACGGCGCGGGCGAGCTGCGGCTGTTCACCCGGGTGGTGATGCCGCTCGCGGGTCCCGCGATCGCGGCGCTCGCCATCTTCCAGTTCATGTGGGTGTGGAACGACATGCTGGTGGCGCTGATCTTCGCCGACTCCGGGTCGCCGCCGATGACGGTGGCGCTGCAGCAGGAGATGCGGCAGTTCGGCAGCAACTTCGACGTGCTGGCGCCGGGCGCGTTCCTGACGATGGTGATCCCGCTGGCGATCTTCTTCGCCTTCCAGAAGCAGTTCGTCGCGGGCATGATGTCGGGCGCCGTGAAATAG
- a CDS encoding ABC transporter permease subunit yields the protein MASGKAVIRARPWAVACFLLPALLLLGALVVYPIAYSVWRSLFDASGDGFVGLDNFATLFTDGAIRDALRNNLIWLVVAPTAATGLGLIFAVLTERIRWATAFKLVIFMPMAISMLAAGIIFRLVYEQDPDRGLANAVMTTVHDTFTGDASWPDAEPRPDGPLTAQEDGSYLLDAPVSAGEPVLLPLVAVPQPELEGAERAVAASADTEGVTGTVWMDFTRGGGVPDTVDPEEKALAGITVEAVRDDGEVVASATTGDDGTFSLPAEADGTRLRLAADSFTAPYNGADWLGPTLVTPAIIGSYVWMWAGFAMVLIAAGLAGVPRETLEAARVDGANEWQVFRRITVPLLAPLLAVVMVTLMINVLKIFDLVYVIPPSSSQGDANVLALQLYLESFGTGGDQGVGSAIAVLLLILVVPVMIFNLRRLRRENQR from the coding sequence ATGGCATCCGGCAAGGCGGTGATCAGAGCCCGGCCCTGGGCCGTCGCGTGCTTCCTGCTGCCCGCGCTGCTGCTGCTCGGCGCACTGGTCGTCTATCCCATCGCGTACTCGGTCTGGCGGAGCCTGTTCGACGCGTCGGGCGACGGGTTCGTCGGCCTGGACAACTTCGCGACGCTCTTCACGGACGGCGCGATCCGCGACGCGCTGCGCAACAACCTCATCTGGCTCGTGGTGGCCCCCACCGCGGCGACCGGGCTCGGCCTGATCTTCGCGGTCCTGACGGAGCGCATCCGCTGGGCGACCGCGTTCAAGCTCGTCATCTTCATGCCGATGGCCATCTCGATGCTGGCGGCCGGCATCATCTTCCGGCTGGTGTACGAGCAGGACCCGGACCGCGGTCTGGCGAACGCCGTCATGACCACCGTGCACGACACGTTCACCGGTGACGCGTCCTGGCCGGACGCCGAGCCGCGGCCGGACGGCCCGCTCACGGCCCAGGAGGACGGCTCGTACCTGCTGGACGCGCCGGTCTCGGCGGGCGAGCCGGTCCTGCTGCCGCTCGTGGCGGTGCCGCAGCCGGAACTGGAGGGCGCGGAGCGGGCCGTCGCCGCGTCCGCCGACACCGAGGGGGTGACCGGCACCGTGTGGATGGACTTCACGCGCGGCGGCGGGGTCCCCGACACGGTGGACCCGGAGGAGAAGGCGCTGGCCGGCATCACCGTGGAGGCGGTGCGCGACGACGGCGAGGTCGTGGCGTCGGCGACCACCGGTGACGACGGCACGTTCTCGCTGCCGGCCGAGGCGGACGGCACGCGGCTTCGGCTGGCGGCCGACAGTTTCACCGCCCCCTACAACGGCGCGGACTGGCTCGGCCCGACGCTGGTGACACCGGCGATCATCGGCTCCTACGTGTGGATGTGGGCCGGGTTCGCGATGGTGCTCATAGCCGCCGGCCTGGCCGGCGTGCCCCGGGAGACGCTGGAGGCCGCCCGCGTGGACGGCGCCAACGAGTGGCAGGTCTTCCGCCGCATCACCGTCCCGCTGCTGGCGCCGCTGCTCGCGGTGGTGATGGTGACCCTGATGATCAACGTGCTGAAGATCTTCGACCTCGTGTACGTCATCCCGCCGAGTTCCAGCCAGGGCGACGCGAACGTCCTGGCGCTCCAGCTCTACCTGGAGTCCTTCGGCACCGGCGGCGACCAGGGTGTGGGCAGTGCCATCGCGGTGCTGCTGCTCATCCTCGTGGTGCCGGTGATGATCTTCAACCTGAGAAGGCTGCGACGGGAGAACCAGCGGTGA
- a CDS encoding ABC transporter substrate-binding protein, whose protein sequence is MHGSGRTSRHRTFRAAAALAAVAALTLSACGGGDETADGDWPETIELPDLSGESLEVAAVWTGAERDNFLRVLDEFEARTGASVSFVPSGDNVSQFVGTKIEGGAPPDIVMVPQPGVLQEFAEQGWIAPVGDLVQEQLDANYSQGWQDIAARDGVQYGVYVKAANKSLVWYSATAFDYAGVSAPQTWDEFVDTAWTLWESGTTPLSVAGGDGWTLTDWFENIYLSQSGPEMYDKLIAHEIPWTDPSVTEALTALAEVFGEDRLLASGALQTDFPTSVTRTFADLETPEAAMVFEADFVGAVITDSTDAVIGEDARVFPFPSVDGGDPPVVSGGDAAVAVAPDGEASEAQEALLAFLASTDAAWIWAQPGGYISPNRSLDLAAYPDDVQRGIAEALIAAGDDFRFDLSDQTPADFGGTTGQGMWQGLQDFLRDPGDIEGAQRYLEEQADAAYGG, encoded by the coding sequence ATGCACGGTTCGGGCCGGACCTCCCGGCACAGGACCTTCCGTGCGGCGGCGGCGTTGGCCGCGGTGGCCGCCCTGACGCTGTCGGCCTGCGGCGGCGGGGACGAGACGGCGGACGGCGACTGGCCGGAAACGATCGAACTGCCCGACCTGAGCGGTGAGTCGCTCGAGGTCGCGGCGGTGTGGACGGGCGCCGAGCGGGACAACTTCCTGCGGGTGCTGGACGAGTTCGAGGCCAGGACGGGCGCCTCGGTCAGCTTCGTCCCGAGCGGGGACAACGTGTCGCAGTTCGTCGGCACCAAGATCGAGGGCGGTGCGCCGCCGGACATCGTGATGGTCCCGCAGCCGGGCGTCCTGCAGGAGTTCGCGGAGCAGGGCTGGATCGCGCCCGTCGGGGACCTCGTGCAGGAGCAGCTCGACGCCAACTACTCCCAGGGCTGGCAGGACATCGCCGCCCGTGACGGCGTGCAGTACGGCGTCTACGTGAAGGCGGCGAACAAGTCTCTCGTCTGGTACAGCGCCACGGCGTTCGACTACGCCGGGGTGTCCGCCCCACAGACGTGGGACGAGTTCGTGGACACGGCCTGGACGCTGTGGGAGTCGGGCACGACCCCCCTGTCGGTGGCCGGCGGTGACGGATGGACGCTGACCGACTGGTTCGAGAACATCTATCTCTCCCAGTCCGGCCCCGAGATGTACGACAAGCTGATCGCGCATGAGATCCCGTGGACCGATCCGAGCGTGACCGAGGCGCTGACCGCCCTGGCCGAGGTGTTCGGCGAGGACCGCCTGCTGGCGAGCGGGGCACTGCAGACGGACTTCCCCACCTCGGTGACGCGGACGTTCGCCGACCTGGAGACGCCCGAGGCCGCCATGGTCTTCGAGGCGGACTTCGTCGGTGCCGTCATCACGGACAGCACCGACGCGGTGATCGGTGAGGACGCGCGCGTCTTCCCCTTCCCGTCCGTCGACGGCGGCGACCCGCCGGTCGTCAGCGGCGGCGACGCGGCCGTGGCGGTGGCGCCGGACGGCGAGGCCAGCGAGGCCCAGGAGGCGCTGCTCGCGTTCCTCGCCTCGACGGACGCGGCGTGGATCTGGGCCCAGCCGGGCGGCTACATCTCGCCCAACCGGTCCCTCGACCTCGCGGCGTACCCCGACGACGTGCAGCGCGGCATCGCCGAGGCGCTGATCGCCGCGGGTGACGACTTCCGGTTCGACCTGTCGGACCAGACGCCCGCCGATTTCGGCGGCACCACGGGCCAGGGCATGTGGCAGGGCCTGCAGGACTTCCTGCGCGACCCGGGCGACATCGAGGGCGCCCAGCGCTACCTGGAGGAGCAGGCCGACGCCGCGTACGGCGGCTGA